A single region of the Salicibibacter cibi genome encodes:
- a CDS encoding GntR family transcriptional regulator codes for MYEKRMSAADLAYEQLKTNIIEWVYAPTAPLREEHLSKDLQISRTPLRQALYRLELEGFVVKQSNGRMMVAPITLQEARDVFQVREMLESLVAREAAENMTEEHLYRLEDVIALMYRAVKTNRSDEIVKHGEHFHRILHALSTNETNKRFLQQLQNKIDRYRRIGGYKNPSYSLQTPLDEHERILQLLKAKKTGKEIEEAMRAHIRRSLVTIEETIEPYVNEMDK; via the coding sequence GTGTATGAAAAGCGAATGTCGGCTGCTGATTTGGCCTATGAACAATTGAAAACAAACATTATCGAGTGGGTATATGCGCCGACTGCCCCTTTGCGGGAAGAGCATCTTTCTAAAGATTTGCAGATTAGCCGAACTCCGTTGCGCCAGGCGCTGTATCGATTGGAGCTGGAAGGGTTTGTCGTCAAGCAGTCGAATGGCCGCATGATGGTCGCGCCGATCACGTTGCAGGAAGCGAGGGACGTTTTTCAAGTAAGGGAAATGCTAGAGAGCCTTGTCGCGCGCGAAGCGGCGGAAAATATGACGGAAGAACATCTCTATCGACTTGAGGACGTCATCGCACTTATGTATCGAGCGGTGAAAACAAACCGAAGCGATGAGATTGTGAAGCACGGCGAACATTTTCATCGAATTTTACATGCGTTAAGCACGAACGAAACAAACAAACGTTTTTTGCAACAATTGCAGAACAAAATTGACCGATACCGCCGGATCGGGGGGTATAAAAATCCGAGCTACTCGTTGCAAACGCCGCTTGACGAGCATGAAAGAATTTTACAGCTTTTAAAAGCAAAAAAAACGGGAAAAGAGATTGAGGAGGCGATGCGCGCACATATCAGACGCAGTCTCGTGACCATCGAAGAAACGATCGAGCCGTACGTAAACGAAATGGACAAATAA
- the mmgD gene encoding citrate synthase, translating into MGEQQVKAGLDGVIATDTEISYLDVENEEIVLKGYDLIELAEKKNYLDLVHLLFEGSLPDQQGRLSIENALKKEYALPENFFNLFSMLPKETHAMDAMRTGISALAGYDPQIDDRSTAANRNKALKVLAKIPNIVANSYHTLQEEDPVPANPGLPYSTNFLYMITGKEPTNLEAETFDQSLMVYSEHEMPNSTFTARVIASTNADIYGAMTGAISSLKGPLHGGANEAVMHMLLEAETVDGMSKLLHEKLRNKERVMGFGHRVYMKKMDPRALLMKKALYKLAVEKGREDLYDMCQRGEDIIREEKGLYPNLDYYAAPVYYLLNIPIPLYTPIFFAARVVGLGAHVIEQHDNNRLYRPRVHYTGPRGLHP; encoded by the coding sequence ATGGGAGAGCAGCAAGTGAAAGCCGGTCTTGACGGCGTCATTGCCACAGACACGGAAATCTCATATTTAGATGTGGAGAATGAGGAAATTGTCCTTAAAGGATACGATCTTATCGAGCTTGCCGAAAAGAAAAACTATCTCGATCTCGTGCATCTTTTGTTTGAAGGGTCTTTGCCGGATCAACAAGGGCGACTGTCTATCGAAAACGCGTTAAAAAAAGAATATGCACTTCCGGAAAATTTCTTTAATTTGTTTTCCATGCTCCCGAAAGAAACACATGCGATGGATGCGATGCGGACAGGGATATCAGCATTGGCGGGTTATGACCCGCAGATCGATGACCGGTCTACGGCAGCGAATCGGAACAAAGCGCTAAAAGTATTGGCAAAAATACCAAATATTGTTGCCAACAGCTACCACACATTGCAAGAGGAAGATCCTGTTCCAGCCAATCCGGGCTTGCCGTACAGCACGAACTTTCTTTATATGATTACGGGAAAAGAACCGACCAATTTGGAAGCGGAAACATTTGACCAATCGCTAATGGTATATAGTGAGCATGAGATGCCGAACTCAACGTTTACGGCACGGGTGATTGCTTCCACAAATGCCGACATTTACGGTGCCATGACCGGAGCGATCTCATCATTAAAAGGTCCGTTGCACGGCGGCGCGAACGAAGCGGTCATGCATATGCTTCTTGAAGCGGAAACCGTCGATGGCATGTCAAAGTTGTTGCATGAAAAATTACGTAATAAAGAACGGGTCATGGGCTTTGGCCATCGCGTTTACATGAAGAAAATGGACCCGCGGGCGTTGCTCATGAAAAAAGCCCTTTATAAATTGGCGGTGGAAAAAGGCCGAGAAGACCTTTATGATATGTGTCAGCGTGGCGAAGATATCATCCGTGAAGAAAAGGGCTTGTATCCAAACCTTGATTATTATGCGGCACCTGTCTATTATTTATTGAATATCCCGATCCCGCTATACACACCCATTTTCTTTGCAGCCCGCGTAGTCGGACTCGGTGCACACGTGATCGAACAACATGACAACAACCGTCTTTACCGCCCGCGTGTCCATTACACAGGTCCGCGTGGATTGCACCCATAA
- a CDS encoding ATP-dependent Clp protease ATP-binding subunit, which produces MRCDHCQQNEARIQMRINVNGNQQQMNLCKQCYRDIRNHMRQPTGMSGQSQFDQMMNAMGGNQQGQQYTNAQTQQGAGQGGGLLDELGRNLSHSANNGEIDPIIGRDQEVERVIETLNRRNKNNPVLIGEAGVGKTAIAEGLALRILQNQVPNKLKNKQIYLLDVSSLVANTGVRGQFEERMKQLLAELKERDDVIVFVDEVHQIVGAGSAEGSADAGNIMKPALARGEVQLIGATTLAEYRKIEKDAALERRFQPVMVDEPSLEDAKKILAGIQPNYEKFHEVTYTQDAIEASVTLADRYIQDRFLPDKAIDLMDEAGSKVNLLISDLDDGEIAKRLEEIKIEKEEATSQEDYERAAKLRTEELQLQEKQQEAKSEYKHESVVDVARIQALVEVKTGIPVRRLQEDEQKKMRDLPERLNSQVIGQETAVEKVAKSIRRNRAGLRRGTRPIGSFLFIGPTGVGKTELSKTLAEEMFGDREAMIRLDMSEYMEKHSISKLIGSPPGYVGHDDAGQLTEQVRRKPYSIILLDEIEKAHPDVQHMFLQIMEDGRLTDSQGRTVSFKDTVLIMTSNAGSALKKVTVGFGADEEESNVMEGLTDYFKPEFLNRFDGIVRFNELSREHLVTIVDLMLEDLKDAAAEQGLTIEVTRDAKQKMAELGYDPTFGARPLRRVIEEYVEDGIADVLLVNEEVKNIAVNVRDEKLNVTTK; this is translated from the coding sequence ATGAGATGTGATCATTGCCAACAAAACGAAGCGCGAATTCAGATGAGAATCAATGTAAACGGAAATCAACAGCAGATGAATCTATGCAAGCAGTGCTACCGCGACATTCGCAATCACATGCGCCAGCCTACCGGCATGAGCGGCCAATCGCAATTTGATCAAATGATGAACGCGATGGGCGGCAACCAACAGGGGCAACAATATACGAATGCCCAAACGCAGCAAGGCGCCGGTCAAGGTGGCGGCTTACTCGACGAACTGGGGAGAAACCTTTCCCACAGTGCCAACAATGGTGAAATAGATCCGATTATCGGCCGGGATCAAGAAGTGGAACGCGTCATTGAAACGCTAAACCGCCGAAACAAAAACAACCCGGTGTTGATCGGTGAAGCAGGTGTCGGGAAGACTGCGATCGCAGAAGGCTTGGCCCTGCGTATCTTGCAAAACCAGGTTCCGAATAAGTTGAAAAATAAACAGATCTATTTGCTTGACGTTTCTTCGCTCGTCGCCAACACAGGTGTCCGCGGCCAATTTGAAGAACGAATGAAACAATTGCTTGCGGAACTGAAAGAGCGTGACGATGTCATTGTATTCGTCGATGAGGTGCACCAAATTGTCGGTGCCGGCTCCGCAGAAGGGTCAGCAGATGCCGGTAACATCATGAAGCCCGCACTTGCCCGCGGAGAAGTGCAATTGATTGGTGCCACAACGCTAGCAGAGTATCGAAAAATCGAAAAAGATGCTGCTCTTGAACGTCGTTTTCAACCGGTCATGGTTGATGAACCGTCGCTGGAAGATGCGAAGAAGATTCTCGCGGGCATCCAGCCGAACTATGAGAAGTTTCACGAAGTCACCTACACGCAAGATGCTATTGAAGCATCGGTTACCTTAGCCGATCGCTATATTCAAGACCGATTTTTGCCGGATAAAGCGATTGACCTTATGGACGAAGCCGGTTCGAAAGTGAACTTGCTCATCAGCGACTTGGATGATGGCGAAATCGCTAAACGTTTGGAAGAGATTAAGATTGAAAAAGAAGAGGCGACGAGCCAGGAAGATTATGAACGAGCGGCTAAGCTTCGCACCGAAGAATTGCAATTACAAGAGAAACAGCAGGAAGCAAAGTCGGAATACAAACATGAGTCCGTCGTAGATGTTGCCCGCATTCAAGCGCTCGTAGAAGTCAAGACAGGCATTCCGGTTCGCCGTCTTCAAGAAGACGAACAGAAAAAAATGCGCGATTTGCCGGAGCGCTTGAACAGTCAAGTGATCGGGCAAGAAACAGCCGTTGAAAAAGTAGCGAAATCCATTCGCCGTAATCGCGCCGGCCTTCGCCGAGGAACACGACCGATTGGTTCATTCTTGTTCATCGGACCAACAGGAGTCGGGAAAACCGAACTCTCCAAAACATTGGCTGAAGAAATGTTCGGTGACCGTGAAGCGATGATCCGTTTGGACATGAGTGAGTATATGGAAAAACACTCCATATCCAAACTCATTGGTTCCCCACCCGGATATGTCGGACACGATGATGCCGGTCAATTGACAGAACAAGTGCGCCGCAAGCCATACAGTATTATTTTGCTGGATGAAATTGAAAAGGCTCATCCGGATGTGCAGCACATGTTCTTGCAGATCATGGAAGATGGCCGACTCACGGATAGCCAAGGCCGTACGGTAAGCTTTAAAGACACGGTTCTCATCATGACGTCCAACGCTGGAAGCGCGTTGAAAAAAGTGACGGTAGGCTTTGGCGCCGATGAGGAAGAGTCCAACGTTATGGAAGGGTTGACCGATTACTTCAAACCAGAATTTCTCAACCGTTTCGACGGGATCGTCCGTTTCAATGAATTGTCTCGCGAGCACCTTGTAACGATCGTCGATCTTATGCTCGAGGATCTAAAAGACGCTGCGGCCGAACAAGGACTTACCATTGAAGTAACGAGAGATGCCAAACAAAAAATGGCAGAACTCGGTTACGATCCGACCTTCGGTGCACGACCGCTCCGCCGTGTCATCGAGGAATACGTCGAAGACGGAATCGCCGATGTCCTGTTGGTAAATGAAGAAGTGAAAAATATTGCGGTAAACGTACGAGATGAAAAACTGAATGTGACAACGAAATAA
- the qoxD gene encoding cytochrome aa3 quinol oxidase subunit IV — translation MSNGTTSTKKGHFPWKHVVGFISSIVLTLVALWIAFYSAFSVRTIVVLIFALAFIQATLQLLMFMHMAESSNGRIQVGHILFSAFVAIVVAVGSYWVMEFGIHLDHHM, via the coding sequence ATGAGTAACGGAACAACTTCCACAAAAAAAGGGCATTTCCCGTGGAAACACGTCGTCGGCTTTATCAGTTCCATCGTATTAACGTTGGTCGCTTTGTGGATTGCTTTTTATTCAGCGTTCAGTGTCCGGACGATCGTCGTATTGATCTTTGCGCTTGCCTTTATCCAAGCTACCTTGCAACTGCTGATGTTCATGCATATGGCCGAAAGCAGCAATGGCAGGATTCAAGTGGGACATATTCTCTTTTCTGCCTTTGTCGCTATTGTTGTTGCCGTCGGTTCTTATTGGGTAATGGAGTTTGGCATACACCTGGATCACCATATGTAA
- the ilvD gene encoding dihydroxy-acid dehydratase, protein MSDEEKDLRIRSKVISESPNRAPNRAMLRAIGFEDDDFKKPMVGIASAWSEVTPCNMHLDKLAVSAKDGAANNHSAPLIFNTITVSDGIGMGHEGMFYSLPSREVIADSIETVSQAERFDGLVSIGSCDKNTPGCLIAMARINVPSVYVYGGTIQPGKLDGKDIDLVSAFEAVGKHQVGQIDDKQLHRVECNACPGAGACGGMYTANTMAAAVEAMGMSLPGSSSTPAIAGAKEEECERAGALVHEMLQKGIYPRDIMTKEAFENAITVVMALGGSTNAFLHLTAMANAADVELTLDDFEAIRERVPHLADLKPSGKYVMQDLNNVGGVPAVMKLLLEEGLLHGDALTVTGKTLRENLQEAEDLHEGQEVILPFSNPKKENGPLVVLRGNLAPEGAVAKMSGQDISRFSGPARVFDSEESATQAIMNDKIKKGDVLVIRYIGPKGGPGMPEMLSVTAMLVGKGLGGDVALLTDGRFSGGSHGFVIGHVAPEAQVGGPLAYLQEGDTVTIDSDEQLLAVDIDEAEMKARANDWTAPELRFTSGVLAKYARLVSSASKGAITDGPIE, encoded by the coding sequence ATGTCAGATGAAGAAAAAGACTTGCGCATTCGCTCGAAGGTTATTAGCGAAAGCCCCAATCGTGCGCCGAACCGGGCAATGTTACGCGCCATCGGTTTTGAAGATGACGATTTTAAAAAGCCGATGGTCGGCATCGCGAGCGCCTGGAGTGAAGTGACACCTTGCAACATGCATTTGGACAAACTGGCGGTCAGCGCCAAAGACGGCGCTGCGAATAACCATAGCGCTCCCTTGATTTTCAACACAATCACTGTCTCCGACGGCATTGGGATGGGACACGAAGGGATGTTCTATTCGCTTCCGAGCCGGGAAGTGATCGCCGACTCCATAGAAACCGTTTCACAGGCGGAACGTTTTGATGGCCTCGTTTCCATCGGCAGTTGTGACAAAAATACGCCGGGCTGTTTAATCGCGATGGCCCGCATTAATGTGCCATCGGTCTACGTTTATGGGGGAACGATTCAACCCGGAAAACTAGACGGCAAAGACATCGACCTCGTCTCCGCTTTTGAAGCGGTTGGCAAACACCAAGTGGGGCAAATCGATGACAAACAATTGCATAGGGTCGAATGCAACGCTTGCCCCGGCGCGGGTGCGTGCGGCGGCATGTACACGGCGAACACGATGGCGGCAGCCGTGGAAGCAATGGGCATGAGTTTGCCAGGTTCGTCCTCAACACCTGCGATTGCAGGAGCAAAAGAAGAGGAATGTGAACGTGCCGGCGCATTGGTCCATGAAATGTTGCAAAAAGGCATCTACCCGCGCGACATCATGACAAAAGAAGCGTTCGAAAACGCGATCACCGTCGTGATGGCATTGGGCGGTTCTACCAATGCATTCTTGCATTTGACGGCGATGGCAAACGCCGCAGATGTGGAGCTGACGCTAGATGATTTTGAAGCCATTCGTGAACGTGTCCCACACCTTGCCGATTTGAAACCGAGCGGCAAATACGTTATGCAAGATTTGAACAACGTTGGCGGTGTCCCCGCGGTAATGAAGCTGCTTCTTGAAGAAGGATTGCTTCACGGCGATGCATTAACCGTCACCGGCAAAACGTTAAGGGAGAACTTGCAAGAAGCGGAAGATCTCCATGAAGGACAAGAAGTGATCTTACCATTCTCTAATCCGAAAAAGGAAAACGGTCCGCTCGTCGTTTTGCGGGGGAATCTTGCTCCCGAAGGTGCTGTAGCGAAAATGTCCGGCCAAGATATCAGTCGTTTCAGCGGTCCGGCACGGGTTTTCGATAGTGAAGAGAGCGCCACACAAGCGATCATGAATGATAAGATTAAAAAAGGTGACGTTCTCGTCATCCGCTACATCGGGCCTAAAGGCGGGCCAGGCATGCCGGAAATGCTCTCGGTCACGGCTATGCTTGTCGGCAAAGGTCTCGGCGGAGATGTGGCCTTGCTTACTGATGGCCGCTTTTCCGGCGGTTCCCACGGGTTTGTGATCGGACATGTTGCACCGGAAGCGCAAGTCGGCGGACCGCTCGCCTATTTGCAAGAAGGCGACACGGTTACGATCGATAGCGACGAGCAGCTTTTGGCCGTCGATATCGATGAAGCGGAGATGAAAGCCCGCGCCAACGATTGGACGGCACCGGAACTTCGCTTTACATCCGGCGTTCTTGCCAAATATGCCCGCCTCGTGTCATCTGCATCGAAAGGTGCGATTACGGACGGACCGATTGAATAG
- the thpD gene encoding ectoine hydroxylase produces MRTDLYPSRVGKNAEIMKRTDPVIHNRGKMDGPLTSKQLDSYEDNGYLMLDDVFSDEEVSIMSEHLNDTLAAQRGQKSETVVLEPEGDEVRSIFEVHKHNDFFSRLAANEHLVKAAQQLLGSDVYITQSRINFKPGFSGKEFYWHSDFETWHVEDGMPNPRAVSCSIILTDNYEYNGPLMLIPGSHQWYVSCPGETPDANYEQSLQKQELGVPDPESLNKLFEKAGKQIDRATGKAGMVLFFESNTMHGSSGNISPLPRSNAFFVYNSLENQLEEPFGNAKPRPEFLANRDQIKPIQPRSTFKEKAGLK; encoded by the coding sequence TTGCGTACTGATTTGTATCCTTCACGGGTAGGGAAGAATGCAGAAATAATGAAGCGAACAGATCCAGTGATTCATAATCGGGGAAAAATGGATGGTCCGTTAACGTCGAAGCAGCTTGATTCTTACGAGGACAATGGCTACCTGATGCTCGATGACGTGTTTAGCGACGAAGAAGTTAGCATCATGTCTGAACACCTTAATGACACATTAGCGGCACAAAGAGGGCAAAAATCGGAGACTGTCGTCCTTGAACCTGAAGGGGATGAAGTGCGTTCGATATTTGAAGTCCACAAACATAACGATTTTTTCAGCCGGCTTGCTGCAAATGAACACCTCGTCAAAGCAGCGCAGCAATTGCTCGGAAGTGACGTCTACATCACGCAGTCCCGCATTAACTTTAAACCCGGCTTTAGCGGCAAGGAATTTTATTGGCACTCTGATTTTGAAACGTGGCACGTAGAAGACGGCATGCCTAACCCGCGCGCGGTCAGTTGTTCGATCATTTTGACCGACAATTACGAATACAACGGTCCGCTCATGCTGATTCCGGGATCCCATCAATGGTATGTGTCATGTCCGGGAGAGACGCCGGACGCAAATTACGAACAGTCCCTTCAAAAACAAGAGCTCGGTGTTCCTGATCCGGAAAGTTTAAACAAATTATTTGAAAAAGCAGGAAAACAAATCGATCGTGCGACCGGAAAAGCCGGTATGGTACTGTTCTTCGAAAGCAATACGATGCATGGTTCCAGCGGCAATATTTCACCTTTGCCGAGAAGCAACGCTTTTTTTGTCTACAATTCGCTTGAAAATCAACTAGAGGAACCGTTTGGAAATGCAAAACCGAGACCTGAGTTTCTCGCTAATCGCGATCAGATTAAACCGATTCAGCCGCGATCGACGTTTAAAGAAAAAGCAGGATTGAAATAA
- a CDS encoding spore morphogenesis/germination protein YwcE — protein MGIFFLYLFIASATPLFLWKEKRWLAIAGLPLLIVMWIMSGFYVADLLTPETHTFFMVLFSFNVLLAHVAAIILYVKPEWWKRFATD, from the coding sequence ATGGGGATCTTCTTTTTATATTTGTTTATTGCCAGCGCTACCCCGCTGTTTTTATGGAAAGAAAAACGCTGGTTGGCAATCGCCGGCTTACCGCTTTTAATTGTGATGTGGATCATGTCCGGTTTTTATGTGGCTGATTTATTAACACCTGAAACGCACACGTTTTTCATGGTTTTGTTTTCGTTCAACGTGCTTCTTGCCCACGTGGCCGCAATTATTCTGTATGTAAAGCCGGAATGGTGGAAACGTTTCGCAACCGATTAA
- the qoxC gene encoding cytochrome aa3 quinol oxidase subunit III has protein sequence MEREDFPGEETPLEYQTETGEYNIFGFWMFLGAEIVLFSTLFGTYFVLIYRTASSIPPAEVFSIGLVLAMTFTLLTSSFTSGLAIHEMRLGNVTRMMIWIGITLLLGLGFLGMEIYEFVEYASEGATLATSAYWSSFFLLLGTHGLHVAMGVAWFIIILIQVKRRGLTPVTANKTFIASLYWHFLDVIWIFIFTGVYLLRLVIA, from the coding sequence ATCGAACGTGAAGACTTCCCTGGAGAAGAAACCCCATTGGAATATCAAACGGAAACCGGAGAGTATAACATTTTCGGTTTCTGGATGTTCCTGGGGGCGGAAATCGTTCTCTTCTCCACTCTTTTCGGGACGTATTTCGTGCTCATTTACCGCACAGCATCAAGCATTCCCCCTGCTGAAGTTTTCAGTATTGGATTGGTGCTCGCGATGACCTTCACCCTGCTGACGAGCAGTTTTACAAGCGGGCTCGCGATTCATGAAATGCGGCTTGGAAATGTGACACGCATGATGATTTGGATAGGGATCACGCTACTTTTGGGACTTGGCTTTTTGGGAATGGAAATTTATGAGTTTGTGGAGTATGCCAGTGAAGGAGCAACCTTGGCTACGAGCGCTTATTGGTCCTCCTTTTTCCTTCTTCTCGGGACTCACGGCCTGCACGTTGCCATGGGTGTGGCTTGGTTCATCATTATTCTGATTCAAGTTAAAAGGCGGGGATTAACCCCGGTGACTGCCAATAAAACGTTTATTGCCAGCCTCTATTGGCACTTTCTCGATGTTATCTGGATTTTCATCTTTACAGGCGTATACTTGTTAAGGTTGGTGATCGCATGA
- the qoxB gene encoding cytochrome aa3 quinol oxidase subunit I, whose translation MNLDWDEFIVTGEPFIHAGQISILLTSLGIIFVLTYFKKWKWLWNEWITSVDHRKIGIMYIIASMLMLIRAGVDALMMRTQLAVPEMPFLGEAQHYNEIFTTHGTIMIIFVATPFLIGLMNVATPLQIGARDVAFPFLNNLSFWTFFWGAMLFNISFVIGGAPDAGWSAYMPLASNDLSPGPGQNFYLLGLQITGIGTLATGINFVVTILKMRAKGMTLMRMPMFTWTTLITSLIIIGAFPILTVALAMQTFDRLWDTAFFTLQDGGMPMMWVNLFWLWGHPEVYIVILPAFGIFSEIITTFARKRLFGYTSMVFAIAAISGLSFLVWVHHFFTMGAGPMVNSFFSISTMAIAVPTGVKIFNWLATLHRGRIRFSVPMVWALGFIPNFTVGGVTGVMLAMAAADYQYHNTYFLVSHFHYVLIAGTIFACFAGTIYWWPKMFGVKLNARLGYWMFWLFMIGFNICFFPQYFLGLDGMPRRIYTYFPEDGWFSLNFISTVGAFMMGIAFVIFVYNIYYSYRYQPREMSGDAWDGRTLEWATSSAVPPHYNFAKIPEVKGQDAFWQMKQEGIDPNDIEEYQDIHMPNNTGTPFVMCVFMFIGGFGLVFHWWPIAIVGAIGIFACMIQRSFSRDDGHIVSAEEVRKEEEGIREGQAHENG comes from the coding sequence TTGAACCTCGATTGGGATGAATTTATCGTCACGGGAGAGCCCTTTATACATGCCGGACAAATATCCATATTGCTGACAAGCCTTGGGATTATTTTCGTCCTGACTTATTTTAAAAAATGGAAGTGGCTCTGGAACGAATGGATCACGAGTGTGGATCATCGTAAAATCGGGATCATGTACATCATCGCGTCGATGTTAATGTTGATTCGCGCAGGAGTTGACGCATTGATGATGCGAACGCAATTGGCGGTTCCGGAGATGCCTTTTCTAGGGGAAGCTCAACATTATAATGAGATATTCACGACGCACGGCACGATTATGATCATTTTCGTGGCCACGCCGTTTCTCATCGGATTGATGAACGTGGCGACGCCGCTGCAAATAGGCGCACGTGACGTTGCGTTCCCTTTTCTGAATAACTTAAGCTTTTGGACGTTTTTTTGGGGCGCGATGCTATTTAATATTTCATTTGTGATCGGAGGCGCTCCTGACGCGGGTTGGTCCGCTTATATGCCCTTAGCTTCCAACGACCTCAGTCCGGGGCCGGGACAAAATTTTTATTTGCTCGGCTTACAAATTACCGGGATAGGAACGCTAGCGACTGGGATTAACTTTGTCGTTACCATTTTAAAAATGCGGGCAAAAGGCATGACACTTATGCGAATGCCGATGTTCACATGGACGACGCTGATCACTTCGCTGATTATCATCGGTGCATTTCCGATTTTAACCGTTGCTTTGGCGATGCAAACCTTTGACCGGTTGTGGGATACGGCGTTTTTTACATTGCAAGACGGCGGCATGCCGATGATGTGGGTCAACCTTTTTTGGCTTTGGGGACATCCGGAAGTCTATATTGTTATTTTGCCGGCATTTGGTATATTTTCAGAGATTATTACGACCTTTGCCCGCAAACGCTTATTTGGTTACACATCCATGGTTTTCGCGATTGCCGCGATTTCAGGCCTAAGTTTCCTTGTCTGGGTCCATCACTTTTTCACAATGGGCGCAGGACCGATGGTTAACTCCTTCTTTTCCATTTCAACGATGGCGATCGCGGTTCCGACCGGGGTGAAAATATTCAACTGGTTGGCAACGCTGCATCGTGGGCGAATACGTTTTTCCGTACCGATGGTCTGGGCACTCGGCTTCATTCCAAACTTTACCGTTGGCGGTGTCACCGGGGTCATGCTTGCCATGGCAGCAGCCGATTATCAGTATCACAATACGTATTTTCTCGTCTCCCATTTTCACTATGTGCTAATTGCAGGCACGATTTTTGCCTGTTTTGCGGGGACGATTTACTGGTGGCCGAAGATGTTTGGTGTGAAGTTGAATGCGCGGCTCGGCTATTGGATGTTTTGGCTTTTTATGATCGGCTTTAACATCTGTTTTTTTCCGCAATATTTTCTTGGGTTGGACGGTATGCCGCGGCGGATTTACACATACTTCCCGGAAGACGGCTGGTTTAGCTTAAACTTTATATCTACCGTCGGTGCTTTCATGATGGGCATTGCTTTTGTGATCTTCGTATATAACATTTATTATAGCTATCGTTATCAACCGAGAGAAATGAGCGGTGATGCTTGGGATGGCCGCACGCTTGAATGGGCGACGTCCTCTGCAGTTCCGCCGCATTATAACTTTGCAAAAATCCCGGAAGTCAAAGGCCAAGATGCGTTTTGGCAAATGAAACAAGAAGGCATCGATCCGAATGATATAGAGGAGTACCAAGACATCCATATGCCGAATAATACAGGAACCCCATTTGTCATGTGTGTGTTCATGTTTATTGGCGGATTCGGCCTCGTGTTTCATTGGTGGCCAATCGCGATCGTTGGAGCTATCGGTATTTTTGCGTGTATGATTCAACGATCGTTTTCACGCGATGACGGCCACATCGTTTCGGCAGAAGAAGTGAGAAAAGAAGAAGAAGGGATCAGGGAGGGACAAGCACATGAAAATGGATAA